In the genome of bacterium, the window TCATTCGCCCGCGCCACCGGCGGCCACACCTCGCCGCATCGATTGCGCCACACCTGCGCCACCCATCTGCTGGACCGCGGCGCCGATCTGCTTTCGCTGCAGCAATTGCTCGGGCACCAGAGCGTGTCGACCACGCAGATTTACACCCACACCACTCCGCACCGGTTGGCGGAGGTCTACCGCAAACACTTTCCCGGCGAAAAGGCGGGCTGAACGATGATGCGCGATCACCAGTGGCGTTCGACAACCGTGCTTGGCATGACCCTGCGCGGGCAGACGGCCATGGGCGGCGACGGCCAGGTCACCTTCGATGACACGATCATGAAGCACACCGCCCAGAAGGTGCGCCGTCTGGGCGACTGGCCGATCCTTGCCGGATTTGCCGGCGCCTCGGCCGATGCCTTCACGCTCTTTGAGCGCTTCGAGATGAAACTCGAGGATTTCAATGGCAACCTGCCGCGCGCCGCGGTCGAACTGGCCAAAGACTGGCGCTTGGACAAGTACCTGCGCCGTCTCGAGGCGATGCTGGCGGTCATCGATGCCGAACATGGGCTCATCATCTCCGGCAACGGCGATGTGATCGAGCCCGATGACGGCATCATCGCGATCGGCTCGGGCGCGCCCTTTGCCCTGTCGGCGGCGCGGGCGCTGGTGCGCCACTCCAAACTGCCGC includes:
- the hslV gene encoding ATP-dependent protease subunit HslV encodes the protein MRDHQWRSTTVLGMTLRGQTAMGGDGQVTFDDTIMKHTAQKVRRLGDWPILAGFAGASADAFTLFERFEMKLEDFNGNLPRAAVELAKDWRLDKYLRRLEAMLAVIDAEHGLIISGNGDVIEPDDGIIAIGSGAPFALSAARALVRHSKLPPDQIVRTALEITADICIFTNKDITVEVL